CAACACTATCATCCgtagtaacttccgggtgcctactgcggttgcactggcagttgagttgccAGTAGGCAAAGGTATATTATCGAAGCTTTGCTACTTGTGTTGATCATGTTGTGTTATTGACGTAATGAgtccatgcaggtgatcttggggccttgggggaccctgaagcgaaaggtgtgccaaagaggcaaactgtgaagggcgtgcgcttccgccaaaagaagataaaggaggtcactactgtgcctcatctggtgccgcaggcagcaggtatctctcattcctcttttcgtcgacacaaggattgtgtgatagtatctgatacccttgagggtttgagtacagccgcggagtcacgttctggtgctgcgaagaagcaggcaGAAGAGGTGGCTGCGGGAGGGACGGCTGCGGGTCCCCCTGTGATTGGTGAGAAGAGGaggccagagcagaaagctgctggtggtgttgaAACCAAACGTCGGAGGCTAGTAACCAAAAGGTCTGCTCCGGCGCAGAAGAAACCTGCGGTTGTCGTTGGTAAGTGTAGGCTATCTAGTGTTAACTGTTGTGTAACTGGTTCTGATAGCTATTTCACTTTTTTGCAGAGCgtcaagatgaagatttttctatcttcgatgCTCCGGAGTCCCCTCTGCGTGCCATGGATGCGGGTGGAGCGGAGGTGCCATCGACACCTCCCGTCAAGGTGGTACCTGAGTCAACCGTGCAgaaggagggtaccgcagagaatgcTGCGGCCCAGATATTTGATACTGTCGACTCGTCCAACAacctgatctctcccaatgagggagacGATTTGAGTTTGCGGTTCACTGCTACCGGGAAGCAACATTCTGATGCTGAACCGCAAAAAACTAGCGATGAagcgcggcagcatgatgctgggCCGCAGAAGTCTGCGGTTGATAAGGGTACCAGTTCGTCGGCCGATGGTGCGGGGtatgacgggcctccaattcagcctggggagtctgaattggagtattactaccgcacctatTCCCAGGATCGCGGTACGCTGTAccatcgacccccctggactgtattgcagggggatgatattgctAACGACCCTGCGGCCTGCAGGGAGATCCTGGGCGGTCTTGGGACCCCCTTTGAAGTTGAGCGGGCTCGTGCCGCACCGCGggagctgcgtataaaccagctctcgaccatgttggtagggacttccattgtggctaatgccattttggaagattataaggtgctgggccgccgcgaggaagaTGCTGCTCGCATGCGGGCAGAAGCGGAAAAGCTGGTCCAGGCTgcccgtgcgggtgcggagcagctcgagaaggataaagctgcttttgagaagcagaagcagacttcGGAATGGGCTGCCGCTGCCCAGCTAAAACAGGTGCGTTCCCTTGCTAAACTCCTTGCTGATGAGCGTAAGCGTTGGGAGGAAATTTCATCCaacgagcgcaagaagtggaatgcatcatgggctaagcagaatgacattctgtttcatgctcggcaggagctgacatatgccaaggcagcgaatgctaccTTGAGTCAAgagaaggctgcggctgaggccatttctgtgaaggcgctgcaggcgaaggccgacgccttgaaggcccttgaagaggccaaagaagccggggctcgtgcctcaaaggcccaggaagaggccgcagagaaggagagccgtgcttctaaggctcttgaagaggcgaatgcggagcgcattcgtttaggcAAAGTTGTTGAAAGCCTGCAGGTATGTTTCTTTACCTTTGTTGCTTTCGTCTctattgttttgaaaatattcattgagtgaactgtttgctgttcttgtaacaggctgaggttcaggcccgggaggtcgcggtgacggaccttactgcccgcgtatCTGTTGCGGAGAACCGGGCTGACGCTActgttgaggccaaggatgccttggtgtcctcttttaaccaactggaagctgaccgtgagtggttgcggactcacggcatcgcgcgtgtaagtatcccttgCCTTTATATTGGCGTGGATTAATATTGCAAGACTTATGAttcttttattgcagattgtcgaGGCTATCATGAACGCCCCTGAGACCTCATcaggtttggacctggttaaggaacgtgcgcgTGATGCTGGTTTCAAGGCTGGTtttaaccgctgcattgggcacaTCAATGTActatccgcaggcggttataccgatcaggcatccgggttccgtgatgtggataccgagggtcgtctgaaagcggccgtagcctccttttatgacacgccccttgcctgtgtaggggagctggatgagtgtttggaggttgcggactatgtcgaccgcttgcggatgctttatccggatgtggaagaggaagaacccgctggtggtgccggaggagacgcggggaccagcggtacaaaatagggtttaggttggcgagtgtgcctccttttttgtattcctcttgtatagagtaggaactttatgtaaattcagtAAGCATCATGTAgatacttgaattttttgaatataaagtttctttgttcagtttatacaagtgtttttaattcttgcatgtctgaacgtgtgtatgcgtaatctttacccatttatgaacggggtcaagtatactccatacttttgttgtatgggtatgcatcaattctgttatttaccgtgtgagggtttttagaattgcttaagctttgtaaaagcttatgttaccggaactctacccatttgtgaatggggtcgagtgtactccatacctttgtcgtatgagtccgcgtcaattccattgtttgcctttttggggctcaggaattgtgtttaacaaaaacttgtgtatccggccggataaaacatGCAAGTCTGTTTGTCTTTTGCGGgtctattacaatatttgtgtgtggttaccactttgtatgggtatcatgaatgaagattttgccaatctgtttttgggataccgcaaagtggaacacgcatttgtaatagtaataacaaacaataatgtagaaaattgcttatttatttatttgcaaatggcctgcggcccaataggttacatagagagtgtaggaacatagcttacatatagcagcgtctaagctgttgtgcgttccatgttctggcgataggttcgccctctagtgtttgtaacctgtatgcgcccttccctaagacctcgctgatgaggtagggtccttcccacttgggggcaagttttcctgggcgctcggcattagatgcctcgttgtcacgtaggacgtagtcccctggagtgaaagtacaaacgcgaactcgcgcgttgtaatacttttccagtttggatttgtatttggcctcgttgatggcggcgttctcgcgcctttcttctaggaggtccaaatcgatcctacgttccctgttgttgtctagcttttcgatagccaacattctaggagatgggaggcccatttccgcgggtatcaccgcttcagacccgtagacgaggctgaaaggtgtttccccgttgcttgtttttgggctagtgcggtgagcccataagatgcttgggagttcatcgacccagccacgcctggctgttcccaatcgtGCTTTGATTCCTTCGACTAAGCCTTTATTTATACTCTCGACTTGGTCGTTCCCTTGTGGGTGTGCGACTGACGAGAATATGTGTTTGATGTTCAGCTCTTCTAGCCATtgttggaattcgtcggcagcgaagttggtgccgttgtcggtaacaatgtacattggtaaaccgaaacggcagatgatgtgctcccaaatgaactttcttgttatcatagcagtggtggaagcgagtggtttcgcctctacccattttgtgaagtaatcaaccgccactatgataaatttaactgcacctggtgcgtccgggaatggtcccactacgtcgatcgcccatttttgaaaaggccatgcagtagtgacggggaccagattgttttttggccgcaaagtttttggtgcatggcgctggcagtccatgcatttgcgtaattctttgacggcgtccaggtgcatgccgggccagtaatacccggcattcatgatttttgccacgaccatgcgtggtccggcatgtatgccgcatatgccctcatgtatctctcggataaggtatgtggcatcttgtggattaacgcatcggaggagcggtccgaggtatgactttcggtataagataccgtctcccatttgatagtggcacgctttgtattgcaacttacgtgcctctgttttgctctcgggagtcacacctgactgaaggtatgcgataattggtgtcatccatgacgttgttccgtattggatgacactgacctggcgtagagggaccgaaggattttgcaaaatctcgatacgtacctcctttgccaagtgttggaagctggtggatgcaagttttgatagtgcatccgcagatttgttttcgcttcgattaatgtgtcgaatattgaatgaagcgaatttggattttagctgcagggcttgctcgaggtagaggatcatgatatcccctttggcggcatagtcgccgcgtacctggcccgcaactaacaaggaatcgacgtgcgcttccagatgttgcacgccgattttgactgctaaacgtagcccggctagtagtgcttcatattctgcctcgttgttggtgcttttaaaatcgaggcggatggcatatgtaagctcttggccgtcagggctgacgagtcgcagacctgcgcccgcgccgtcctcgttggatgcaccatcggtaaatagtgcccatactTCTGAGGAGGGTGGTGGGGGCGCAGGATTTTGggattcttcgcattcttggatgcgatccgctggtacttcagcggcgaaatcagctaagatttggcctttgatggcagggcgcggtttgtaatgtattgtatgtgcgcccagctcaattgcccattttgctaatctcccagagatgtcgggtttggacaggatcgggccgatcctgtaattggttagcactgtgatgatgtggtttacgaagtagcgtcgtaaccgtcttgaagcatgtaccagtgctagtaccaatttttccattattgagtatctcgtctccgggtcgttgagcattttgctgatataatagatgggtgtttgaacccccgctcgttccactattaataccgcgcCCACTGCGTTGTCCGCAGCGGACAGGTATAAgatgagtggctcatctttgcatggtgcggttagtgttgggagttgtatcaaacactccttcatttcctggAAGGCCTTTTCGGCCTCtgtggtccactggaattgttctttctttgaacagcttcgcagggtcttgatgaaagggtatGACTTGGCTACGTGGTTAGCCAAGAACCTGTTGAGTGCCGCCAGCCTTCCGGCCAagcgttgcatatctttcatcgatgcaggcgatggcatgcgctcgatcgcctgcactttttccgggtttaccttgaatccatctttggtgacgatgaacccaaggaatttgccttcttccattccaaacgagcatttccctggattgagcttcatgttgacgcttcgcagagtttggaatgttctttctatatcggtgagcatggtatcttcttccatgctcatgacgaccaggtcgtccatatagatttcgacacttttgcttatttgaccgcggaaagtgtcgttcatcagtttttggtaggttgagcccgcgttgcgcaacccaaacggcatttttgtgtagcagtaatttccggttggggtccggaatgccgttttgtcttcatcctcaagtgccatttgtacctggtggtaccctttgtagcaatcgaggaaacacttccaccgaAATGGCGCGaggttatcgactttttcgtcgatttctggaagcgcgtaacaatccttggggcaggccttgttaaggtccttgtaatcgacgcacatgcgccagcccccggatggtttttctaccatgacagggttggataaccaagtctggtacttgacttcccgcagtatacctgcggagagcagttcttcgatctgctcttgcatcgcctgatttttagctgacccaaggtggcgttggccttggatcactggtttgatacctggtttggtattcaaatagtgctgcgctatttcacgtgggacccctgtcatgtctgcaggagtccacgcgaagatgtcttggttcctgaagaggagctccttcaggtgcgctctggtggtcgaggataaggcgtgacccaatgtgaccttctgttccggatgcgttgggttgagaacccatttttccggttggtcgacgggggtgggccttgcgacctttgtcggacgtgcttcgtccgtcatcataacgtcc
This is a stretch of genomic DNA from Helianthus annuus cultivar XRQ/B chromosome 16, HanXRQr2.0-SUNRISE, whole genome shotgun sequence. It encodes these proteins:
- the LOC118488286 gene encoding uncharacterized protein LOC118488286 — translated: MLEVQMPSEYGARYPSEGDTGADAPAGYVTMWSDFFGDCNLRLPLTVFVVDILEWYKVHISQVSPFGMIRIRNFEFTFRALGIEPTVGDFRRFYQMTVSMGFFSFRLRDGTPKLMTPPKGMTMWKKKFFYIKSAALAVNMTFRNVTETIIAETIAMPSLKSVQWFPQLQTIESVKLTNTQLWLLRMMLRRGKNSKPVVREKSGEDAPAWRMFAPDFEGTVETVVCADGEQDHNTIIRSNFRVPTAVALAVELPKQAEEVAAGGTAAGPPVIGEKRRPEQKAAGGVETKRRRLVTKRSAPAQKKPAVVVERQDEDFSIFDAPESPLRAMDAGGAEVPSTPPVKVVPESTVQKEGTAENAAAQIFDTVDSSNNLISPNEGDDLSLRFTATGKQHSDAEPQKTSDEARQHDAGPQKSAVDKGTSSSADGAGGMILLTTLRPAGRSWAVLGPPLKLSGLVPHRGSCV